In one window of Candidatus Hydrogenedentota bacterium DNA:
- the dnaA gene encoding chromosomal replication initiator protein DnaA — protein MPANDGGGVHAALDDQNPWDATQERLRKILDELSFENWFSQTRFDSYEDGRLTVAVPNKFFADWLREHYMDAVLACAGTVVPDLREVVFRPVSTDGASKAVKAKPEQLQLPRMPQERAPQTPRPQPFNPRYTFDRFVVGNGNRFAHAAARAVAESPGRAYNPLFLHGGTGLGKTHLMQAIGQEIFQRRPDANICYISSEHFTNQLIESIAKKSTMKFRTKYRKADVLLIDDIHFISRKEATQEEFFHTFNVLFDMHKQIVISSDRPPKEIAGLEQRLISRFEWGLVTDIQPPDLETRIAILQNKAARENLTVPAEVLDCIAKFITSNIRELEGSLVTLLAYAKLTEKPITPELAEEVLRDLIGKERLQPINVEAVLRAVAEHFDVRISDLRSRNRQRQVAYPRQLAMYLCKDMIAKLSYSEIGEALGGKDHTTVLYAVQKIGKEVKNDKGTAQLAALLQRKIRG, from the coding sequence TTGCCTGCAAACGACGGTGGTGGGGTCCATGCGGCCCTTGACGATCAAAACCCATGGGACGCAACACAGGAGCGTCTGCGAAAAATCCTCGACGAGCTAAGCTTCGAGAACTGGTTTTCCCAAACCCGATTCGATTCCTATGAAGATGGGCGGCTGACGGTCGCCGTACCCAACAAGTTCTTCGCGGACTGGTTGCGCGAGCACTACATGGATGCCGTGCTTGCGTGCGCGGGGACCGTCGTTCCCGATTTGCGCGAAGTGGTTTTTCGGCCGGTTTCGACGGACGGTGCGTCTAAAGCGGTCAAGGCAAAGCCCGAGCAACTCCAGCTCCCGCGTATGCCGCAAGAGCGCGCTCCGCAGACCCCGCGCCCGCAACCTTTCAATCCGCGGTATACGTTTGACCGCTTCGTCGTCGGGAACGGGAATCGGTTCGCGCACGCGGCCGCACGCGCGGTCGCGGAGTCGCCAGGCCGTGCATATAACCCCCTGTTCCTGCACGGGGGCACGGGCCTCGGCAAGACGCATCTCATGCAAGCCATTGGGCAGGAGATATTTCAGCGCCGGCCGGACGCAAACATCTGCTACATCTCCTCCGAGCACTTCACCAATCAACTCATCGAGAGCATCGCGAAGAAGTCGACGATGAAATTTCGAACGAAGTACCGGAAAGCGGACGTGCTGCTCATCGACGACATCCACTTTATCTCGCGCAAGGAAGCGACGCAGGAAGAGTTTTTCCACACGTTCAACGTGTTGTTCGATATGCACAAGCAGATTGTGATATCGAGCGATCGCCCCCCCAAGGAGATTGCCGGTCTCGAACAGCGACTCATTTCGCGGTTCGAGTGGGGGTTGGTCACCGACATCCAGCCGCCCGACCTCGAAACGCGCATTGCGATCCTCCAGAATAAGGCGGCCCGCGAAAACCTGACCGTACCGGCCGAAGTGCTGGACTGTATCGCCAAGTTTATTACGTCGAACATTCGCGAACTCGAAGGTTCGCTCGTCACGCTCCTCGCGTACGCCAAGTTGACGGAAAAACCGATCACACCCGAACTCGCCGAGGAAGTATTGCGTGATCTCATCGGTAAGGAACGTCTGCAGCCGATAAACGTCGAAGCCGTGCTCCGCGCCGTCGCGGAACATTTTGACGTGCGGATTTCCGACTTGCGCAGCCGCAACCGGCAGCGCCAGGTGGCGTACCCGCGCCAACTTGCCATGTATCTCTGCAAGGACATGATCGCGAAGCTGTCTTATTCGGAGATCGGCGAGGCGCTCGGCGGTAAAGACCACACAACGGTGCTGTACGCGGTCCAGAAGATCGGCAAGGAAGTGAAGAACGACAAGGGGACCGCGCAACTCGCCGCGCTGCTACAGCGAAAAATCCGGGGATAG
- the pdxA gene encoding 4-hydroxythreonine-4-phosphate dehydrogenase PdxA, translating into MGDVNGIGPEILARALGDPKLAAICAPIVYGCARTLRDARDRVQASFGDDSTVIDCGHDFPRRTPGIVQKDAGLAAIAWIREAVNAALRGDVDAVVTCPINKEGIRLAGCRAIGHTEIVAEMTGSAEYRMSLFAGRMRIVHITGHLPLAEAITEVKTPRIVETVRIAHDALARLGVAPRRIAVAGLNPHAGENGLLGDEESREIAPAVAACVREGIECTGPYPPDTVFRRMREGEFDVVVAMYHDQGHIPLKLIAMDEGVNVTLGIPIVRTSVDHGTAYNIAWKGIARADSLLAAIELAAQFAAARPARVAR; encoded by the coding sequence ATGGGCGATGTAAACGGGATCGGTCCCGAGATTCTCGCGCGCGCGCTGGGCGACCCAAAACTGGCAGCCATTTGCGCGCCGATCGTTTACGGCTGCGCCCGCACACTGCGTGACGCGCGCGACCGAGTGCAGGCGTCGTTCGGGGACGATTCGACGGTAATCGATTGCGGCCATGATTTCCCGCGCCGGACCCCGGGCATCGTGCAAAAGGATGCCGGCCTGGCGGCGATCGCCTGGATTCGCGAGGCCGTAAACGCGGCGCTGCGAGGTGATGTCGACGCCGTAGTCACGTGCCCGATAAACAAGGAAGGAATTCGGCTAGCGGGGTGCCGTGCAATTGGCCACACCGAAATCGTCGCCGAGATGACCGGTTCGGCCGAATACCGGATGTCGCTGTTCGCCGGCCGCATGCGGATTGTACATATCACCGGCCATTTGCCGCTGGCCGAAGCAATTACCGAGGTGAAGACGCCGCGTATCGTCGAGACCGTCCGCATCGCCCACGACGCCCTGGCGCGCCTTGGCGTTGCGCCGCGCAGAATCGCCGTGGCGGGGCTGAATCCGCATGCGGGCGAGAACGGGCTTCTGGGAGACGAGGAATCGCGGGAAATCGCACCTGCGGTCGCCGCGTGCGTGCGCGAAGGCATCGAGTGTACTGGCCCATATCCTCCCGATACAGTGTTTCGACGCATGCGCGAGGGCGAGTTCGATGTCGTCGTCGCCATGTACCACGATCAAGGGCATATCCCCTTGAAGCTCATCGCCATGGACGAAGGCGTCAACGTAACGCTCGGCATCCCCATCGTGCGGACAAGCGTCGATCACGGCACCGCGTACAATATCGCGTGGAAGGGAATCGCGCGCGCAGACAGCCTTCTCGCGGCAATCGAACTCGCCGCGCAGTTTGCCGCCGCGCGCCCGGCTCGAGTGGCGCGATAA
- a CDS encoding VCBS repeat-containing protein — translation MSASLRISVVAACFLTSVGAEVFVKHAERFQVGPNPCSIVVEDLNADGIPDIVTADRGELASMREERPANDELSLLLSESPLKYVARPPLRAGFAPYCVVAANIDALKAPDLVVASFHDPRRRHITLFRNLSESGFEPITFTIPDTGLRYARMLDNDQQPLYTVPGLTSLVVRDFNHDEFRDVVATAWSADAIVFLPGDAEKYFGAPVITPARGGPRDVQAADLNGDGEVDLVTAMYNSGEIAVWKGAGDGTFAEVNRFSSTGPLPLKVRLADFNGDDRTDIAVAHCFTTDSVDIFFGDAERSFRFGMAQRVSMSENDDYQRVDDEIRDLVAGDFNRDGRPDFATACYASSKVRIFLNGSPPGQLPLSFAREVHSFKDGRPRAIVGGDFNGDGKTDIAVALWQRNAVALLLGQ, via the coding sequence ATGTCTGCATCCCTGCGCATCAGTGTGGTGGCCGCGTGTTTCCTGACGTCCGTGGGCGCCGAGGTATTTGTCAAGCACGCGGAACGCTTCCAAGTCGGCCCAAATCCCTGCTCGATCGTGGTCGAGGACCTGAACGCGGACGGCATTCCCGACATTGTCACGGCGGACCGCGGCGAGTTGGCGAGTATGCGCGAGGAACGCCCCGCCAACGACGAGTTGTCGCTGTTGCTCTCCGAATCCCCGCTAAAGTACGTGGCGCGTCCGCCGCTTCGCGCCGGGTTTGCGCCGTACTGCGTGGTCGCCGCAAACATCGACGCACTCAAGGCGCCCGACCTGGTTGTCGCCAGCTTTCACGATCCGCGCCGCCGGCACATCACGCTGTTTCGCAATCTCAGCGAGAGCGGGTTTGAACCGATTACGTTCACCATACCGGACACCGGGCTGCGCTACGCGCGAATGCTCGACAACGATCAGCAGCCGTTGTACACGGTGCCGGGCCTTACCTCGCTTGTCGTGCGCGACTTCAACCACGACGAGTTTCGCGACGTTGTAGCGACTGCCTGGTCTGCCGATGCAATCGTCTTTCTGCCGGGCGATGCGGAGAAATACTTTGGCGCACCTGTGATTACGCCTGCCCGCGGCGGTCCGCGCGACGTTCAAGCGGCGGACCTGAACGGCGACGGCGAGGTGGACCTCGTCACAGCAATGTACAATTCGGGCGAGATTGCGGTCTGGAAAGGCGCGGGCGATGGCACCTTCGCCGAGGTAAACCGGTTTTCGAGTACCGGTCCGTTGCCGCTCAAAGTCCGGCTAGCCGACTTCAACGGCGACGACAGAACCGATATCGCGGTAGCCCATTGTTTTACGACGGACTCCGTCGATATCTTCTTCGGCGACGCCGAACGTAGCTTTCGTTTCGGGATGGCGCAACGGGTCTCCATGTCGGAGAACGACGATTACCAGCGTGTCGACGACGAAATCCGCGATCTCGTCGCGGGGGATTTCAATCGAGACGGCAGGCCGGACTTTGCGACCGCGTGCTACGCTTCCTCGAAGGTCCGCATCTTCCTCAATGGGTCGCCGCCGGGACAGCTACCACTATCCTTCGCGCGGGAGGTCCATTCGTTCAAGGACGGCCGGCCTCGCGCAATCGTCGGCGGAGACTTCAATGGTGACGGCAAGACAGACATTGCCGTCGCCTTGTGGCAGCGGAACGCGGTCGCGTTACTGCTCGGCCAATGA
- a CDS encoding DUF3488 domain-containing protein, translating to MPEFSLRTVRISLAIMTLSGYLALATTEAFGPEIAIVPIALVAAMRFFERLDARSAAYRRVSQSVTIVFTILVVPYLFFNLISGLTAIVLYVQAYLILHGKGVKEYKYLFLMAFFLLVDAAAQSPDSGFGLVVPVFVFSAVWAFATVQIYAETEANKNGNIADLLPAEYRRGFLPPEVLQWIRGERRDQMSVGPVLAGVSIGCIVVTLVLFLLTPRIEAGVFGRSNLVTNVQRSGLDSGVNIAAGGTIATDEAPVFLARFPDEPTGKPEWLTDGLYWRVTSYNRLIGSEWDRLAVDFDYVFWRGRGGRLDREAPEVGRRVVQEIFLQDAQGLPGVPALPGVYRLRSTANAAAIFAQSETDPMTIVITESVGESVSYRAESRVPNWTPAQLRAKPPQYRMDLESRIAMQKHTDNRISEEAKLLAKSLTDGLETPYDKALAIQTYLKDPSNYSYSTSLESLSTVDPIHDFLFIRKHGHCELFASAMCMMLRSVGVPARVASGFRDGDWSEDDGGFIVRRRHAHLWVEVYLDPEIGWCIFDPSGEADPNDTFLAALQRVLGRYLLMARFMYYRDIIGYSSGIQLSDIADFSMGLIQFDVELMRTSLPSLKSLSTGLPAIVISLFVGVAIVWGFVLMYRSAALRRKTGAGLVYSADQARATRLYVRLRRRVATLGTDAHGIGARELVHAVESNPSIDAATVSRIVRAYNETRFGGRPMDKRSYEELARAVRLVKRDARARQPSLAEQ from the coding sequence ATGCCTGAGTTCTCGCTGCGCACCGTGCGCATCAGCCTCGCGATCATGACGCTGTCCGGCTATCTCGCGCTGGCAACGACGGAGGCGTTCGGTCCCGAGATTGCGATTGTGCCGATAGCGCTCGTCGCGGCGATGCGCTTCTTCGAGCGATTGGATGCACGCTCGGCGGCATATCGGCGCGTCTCGCAGTCTGTCACCATAGTCTTCACGATCCTTGTCGTGCCGTACCTTTTTTTCAACCTCATTTCCGGGCTCACGGCAATTGTCTTGTACGTACAGGCCTACCTGATTCTGCACGGGAAAGGGGTGAAGGAGTACAAGTACCTCTTCCTCATGGCGTTCTTCCTACTGGTTGACGCGGCGGCGCAAAGCCCGGATTCCGGTTTTGGTCTCGTCGTCCCGGTATTCGTTTTCAGTGCGGTATGGGCGTTCGCAACAGTTCAAATCTATGCCGAAACGGAAGCCAACAAGAACGGAAATATAGCCGACCTCCTTCCGGCCGAATACCGCCGCGGTTTCCTTCCGCCGGAGGTCCTACAGTGGATTCGGGGGGAGCGCCGCGATCAGATGTCCGTGGGGCCGGTATTGGCGGGTGTATCGATTGGGTGCATCGTTGTGACGCTCGTATTGTTCCTGCTTACGCCGCGGATCGAGGCGGGCGTCTTCGGGCGCAGCAACCTAGTCACGAATGTACAGCGTTCAGGGTTGGATTCCGGAGTGAACATCGCAGCGGGCGGCACAATCGCGACAGACGAGGCGCCGGTGTTTCTGGCTCGCTTTCCCGACGAGCCAACGGGTAAACCGGAGTGGCTGACGGACGGACTTTATTGGCGGGTTACAAGTTACAACCGCCTAATCGGTTCCGAGTGGGACCGGCTCGCGGTGGACTTCGACTACGTATTTTGGCGCGGCCGGGGCGGCAGGCTGGACCGCGAGGCGCCGGAAGTGGGGCGCCGCGTCGTCCAGGAGATTTTTCTTCAGGATGCCCAGGGCCTGCCGGGAGTCCCGGCGCTGCCGGGAGTTTATAGACTTCGATCTACGGCGAACGCGGCGGCAATTTTTGCGCAGTCTGAGACAGACCCGATGACGATAGTCATCACGGAGTCGGTCGGCGAAAGCGTTTCGTACCGTGCGGAGTCGCGGGTGCCCAATTGGACACCCGCGCAGCTTCGTGCCAAACCGCCGCAATACCGGATGGATCTGGAATCGCGGATCGCCATGCAAAAGCATACCGACAACCGGATCTCCGAGGAGGCCAAGTTACTCGCCAAGAGTCTCACCGACGGACTCGAAACGCCGTACGACAAGGCACTGGCGATTCAAACGTATCTGAAGGACCCGTCGAACTACTCGTATTCGACGTCGTTGGAGAGCTTGTCGACCGTCGATCCCATCCACGACTTTCTCTTTATCCGAAAGCACGGCCATTGCGAGTTGTTTGCCAGCGCCATGTGCATGATGTTGCGTAGCGTCGGCGTGCCGGCACGCGTCGCGTCCGGGTTTCGGGACGGCGACTGGAGCGAGGACGACGGCGGGTTTATCGTGCGGCGGCGGCATGCGCACTTGTGGGTCGAGGTGTATCTGGACCCCGAAATTGGATGGTGCATATTCGATCCTTCGGGCGAAGCCGATCCGAACGATACGTTTCTGGCCGCGCTCCAGCGCGTGCTCGGGCGTTACCTGCTCATGGCCCGATTTATGTACTACCGCGACATCATTGGTTACAGCAGTGGTATTCAGCTCAGTGACATTGCAGATTTTTCAATGGGGCTGATTCAGTTCGACGTTGAGCTGATGCGGACATCGCTGCCGTCGCTGAAGTCTCTCAGCACCGGCTTACCCGCAATCGTGATATCGCTCTTTGTAGGTGTGGCGATTGTGTGGGGATTCGTGCTCATGTACCGGAGCGCCGCGCTACGCCGGAAGACCGGCGCAGGGCTGGTCTATTCCGCCGATCAGGCGCGCGCGACCCGGCTCTACGTGCGACTGCGCAGGCGCGTCGCCACATTGGGAACGGACGCGCACGGCATCGGCGCGCGCGAATTGGTCCACGCCGTTGAATCGAATCCGTCGATCGACGCGGCGACGGTCTCACGAATCGTCCGGGCGTACAACGAAACCCGGTTCGGAGGACGCCCGATGGACAAGCGGAGCTACGAGGAATTGGCCCGGGCGGTACGCCTCGTCAAGCGCGACGCGCGGGCGCGGCAGCCGTCATTGGCCGAGCAGTAA
- a CDS encoding DUF58 domain-containing protein, translating into MKKRIRHTRRRITRTGLVFVVCAMLSLLASWNSGINLYYLIFAGIASFIAASFVLSRRTLQKLEFVREAPRAVNRNESFGVLVRIANHRKYLPVASIRIENEGYRDVSIGYVLSIPAMRTAQIRYTELFERRGLRKLPSLELVTSFPFGIIEARRIVPIDTEVLVYPRVLAARTALIEQLRGSGELPKVAQGPGDEFFSLREYIPGDDLRFISWRASARTGTLYVKELEQQTSRYVVIAFDSRIKASVDNYPDRFEEAIELVASIAVTLLNRQYRVAIVTPTLVLREGEGAAHALKVLELLARIEPAEADARDPFDRALEEGDYQHASYLLVSPDPAQWGAMFAAGQPRVLDPREVIHA; encoded by the coding sequence ATGAAGAAGCGTATCCGGCACACCCGGCGGCGAATCACCCGGACTGGGCTTGTGTTCGTCGTATGCGCGATGCTTTCGCTTCTGGCGTCATGGAACTCAGGCATCAATCTTTACTACCTAATCTTTGCGGGCATCGCGAGTTTCATAGCCGCATCATTTGTGCTGAGCCGCCGGACGCTGCAGAAGCTCGAGTTCGTCCGCGAGGCGCCCCGCGCGGTCAACCGGAACGAATCCTTCGGCGTACTGGTGCGCATCGCGAACCATCGAAAATACCTGCCCGTGGCGTCCATCCGCATCGAAAACGAGGGATACCGAGACGTCTCGATCGGGTACGTGCTTTCGATTCCAGCGATGCGCACGGCGCAAATACGTTATACGGAACTGTTCGAGCGCCGTGGGCTGCGAAAGCTCCCGAGTCTCGAACTTGTGACATCGTTCCCGTTCGGCATAATCGAGGCGCGCCGAATCGTCCCAATTGATACGGAAGTCCTGGTGTACCCGCGCGTACTCGCGGCGCGCACGGCGTTGATCGAGCAGTTGCGGGGTTCCGGGGAGCTGCCGAAAGTCGCGCAGGGCCCTGGTGACGAATTCTTCAGCCTGCGCGAGTACATTCCCGGCGACGACCTAAGGTTTATTTCGTGGCGGGCAAGTGCGCGGACCGGAACGTTATACGTAAAGGAACTCGAGCAGCAGACGTCGCGCTACGTCGTGATCGCGTTTGACTCGCGCATCAAGGCCAGTGTGGACAACTACCCCGACCGATTCGAGGAAGCGATCGAGCTTGTCGCGTCCATCGCCGTCACGCTGCTTAACCGGCAATACCGCGTGGCCATTGTCACGCCGACGTTGGTCCTCCGGGAAGGCGAAGGGGCCGCGCACGCCTTGAAGGTGCTCGAGTTGCTGGCGCGGATCGAACCGGCCGAAGCGGACGCGCGCGATCCGTTCGACCGCGCGTTAGAAGAGGGGGACTACCAACACGCGTCCTATTTACTTGTCTCGCCGGACCCGGCGCAGTGGGGAGCTATGTTCGCGGCGGGCCAACCGCGCGTGCTCGACCCGCGGGAGGTGATCCATGCCTGA